Within the Vibrio tasmaniensis genome, the region ACAGCGACAACCGTGTTGCTCAAATGCTTCAGTAAGAGGGACAAGATCATAAATACACGGCTCACCACCAGTAATCACAATGTGCTTAGCCGTGTAACCTTGCTTGATGTATTCATTCACGATTCCTTGAGCATCAATTGCTGACCAAGTTGGTGAATCCTCTGTCTTAACCATAATATCGCCAAGGCTGGTCTCATCTTCCGGCAACGCTTCCCAAGTCTGTTTGGTATCACACCAAGAACAGCCTACAGGGCAAATTTGCAGTCGAACAAAAACAGCGGGAACGCCGGTAAATACGCCCTCACCCTGGATGGTTTCAAACATTTCATTAATCTTGTACAACTTACCCTCAGCTCAATCATTTGATGAAATTAATCAACCGCAGACCTTAAAGCACTTGCCCCTTTTGGTCAAACAAATGAGTACTGATAAATGACTTGATCAAAGCCCTAGCCTGAGCTTTCAAGTTCCCTTATCCTTTCGCCCATTAGATTTCGTTAGCTTTTAATTTTTAGTAAGGAACAACATGTACAAACTGATTGCTCTTGATATGGATGGCACACTGCTCAACAGTGATAAAGTAATTTCTCAAGAGAATAAAGACGCGATTGCCAAAGCACGTGCTGCAGGTGTGAAAGTGGTTCTGGCTTCTGGTCGTCCTTTAGAAGGTATGCAAAGTAAGTTAGACGAGCTTTCGATCAACGGCGAAGATGACTTTGTGCTCTTCTACAACGGCTCTATGGTTCAAAACGTCTCTACAAAAGAACTCATTCATAGTGAAATCAGCAATGGTAAAGCCGCGAAAGAGATCGCAGCACTAGCTGAACAGCTTGGTGGTTATGTTCATGCATTCAGCAAGATTCATGGCTTAATCACCCCTGAAAACAATGAGTACACCGCTATTGAAGCGCGTATTAACGGCTTAGAGATTACCGAATTCGACTTTTCTCAACTAGAAGACGACCACGAAATCATCAAAACTATGATTGTTGCTGAGCCAAGCAAACTCACCGAAATCATCAGCAAGTTACCACAAGAGCTTAAGACTCAGTTTACTATTGTGCAAAGTGCACCATTCTTCTTAGAGTTCTTAAACCCAAATTCAAACAAGGGTGTAGGTATTGAGGCTATTGCTAAACATTTGGGGAT harbors:
- the queE gene encoding 7-carboxy-7-deazaguanine synthase QueE, which encodes MYKINEMFETIQGEGVFTGVPAVFVRLQICPVGCSWCDTKQTWEALPEDETSLGDIMVKTEDSPTWSAIDAQGIVNEYIKQGYTAKHIVITGGEPCIYDLVPLTEAFEQHGCRCQIETSGTSEVKATSGTWVTVSPKVAMKAKLDILDSALVRANEIKHPVGTGKDIEQLDALLARADVPAKTVIALQPISQKERATQLCIDTCIERNWRLSIQTHKYLSIA
- a CDS encoding Cof-type HAD-IIB family hydrolase, translating into MYKLIALDMDGTLLNSDKVISQENKDAIAKARAAGVKVVLASGRPLEGMQSKLDELSINGEDDFVLFYNGSMVQNVSTKELIHSEISNGKAAKEIAALAEQLGGYVHAFSKIHGLITPENNEYTAIEARINGLEITEFDFSQLEDDHEIIKTMIVAEPSKLTEIISKLPQELKTQFTIVQSAPFFLEFLNPNSNKGVGIEAIAKHLGITAEEVICMGDAENDHHMLEYAGMGIAMENAMKETKKLADYITASNDEHGVAVAIEKFIFNS